A genomic region of Venturia canescens isolate UGA chromosome 9, ASM1945775v1, whole genome shotgun sequence contains the following coding sequences:
- the Cad96Cb gene encoding protocadherin-like wing polarity protein stan: protein MVDIILKFIPLVCWLIHGNSGHVIRDRRCFLENGATASHLFVSEDLAVGDTIGVLGVLGNPGLNGDIDLRLQEHDSPVTIAPLSKNLSLSRPLDKEGVDGPASVLVNVICERKHTLDPGFVIPVNIRVTDANDNAPQFVNAPYVLNISEVTVIGTRVLQGVRAVDADQPGAYSTVQYSVLPGLNSDYFVFVNALEGTLVLRKPLDYEVLSNFSVGIRAQDQGNPPQSSVTTLFVNVVDADDQNPAFLNDQYKIIIPHDAKLNTVLRVEPAPIQAVDQDVGISAPVRYTFQGGALPFFNLNPETAEVVMLRPLQSYELLTPATVVLKATQIDNPDRYALATVVVSRETALGIEPTAASRLPVKFVLKDYEANVPENTPPGSVILTAGVNKIDPNLKFWLVGAAEDLERFSITRAGELILKGTLDYERRIQHSFLVHVTDGKHNHTARVNISVEDVNEWEPRFRHPRYEFHARTLRDGSIVGRLEAADGDRGDRVSLSLRGPDARSFEIHDNGELILRSGGHFNGTLARLVAIASDSGNPPRTSMIPVIVHLPNAASLPIAARAAPAWLGSSVLLIAIFGAVLGLLGVVILILILYIYKHKRPKGGGSVSSVGNGYREKSPVPTALSSTPQVLAASILEDALDSPRNQTARVNDVDNPVFGEDNERPYDATIRSVTASRQIALYNKHKVGPAPNPPALSATANIPNIGGLVQNMNDLSARTNIDAGSQNSSTYSGDPPDSLAPTWPAGSPSRRVKKLSWDDDDKTDDSINVGADSRPGLSRTGNEKLNLTVYF, encoded by the exons ATGGTTGACATCATTCTAAAATTCATTCCTCTTGTCTGTTGGCTCATACATGGGAACTCGGGGCATG tcaTACGGGACCGACGATGCTTTTTGGAAAATGGTGCAACCGCGTCCCACCTCTTCGTCAGCGAAGACCTTGCCGTTGGCGACACCATCGGCGTCCTCGGAGTACTCGGTAACCCGGGCCTCAACGGAGACATCGATTTGAGGCTCCAAGAACACGACAGCCCCGTGACTATCGCACCGCTTTCTAAGAACTTGAGTCTCTCGAGGCCTCTCGATAAAGAAGGAGTCGACGGGCCTGCCAGCGTTCTCGTCAACGTCATTTGTGAACGGAAGCACACGTTGGATCCG GGCTTTGTGATTCCTGTAAATATACGAGTAACCGATGCCAATGACAACGCCCCTCAGTTCGTCAACGCTCCTTACGTGCTCAACATTTCTGAG GTGACTGTCATTGGAACGAGGGTTTTGCAAGGAGTTCGAGCAGTGGATGCTGATCAACCTGGCGCATACTCGACGGTGCAATACTCCGTTCTCCCAGGACTCAATTCG GATTACTTTGTTTTCGTGAATGCTTTGGAAGGAACTCTCGTCCTCCGGAAACCATTGGATTACGAAGTTCTCAGCAATTTCTCTGTTGGCATTCGGGCACAA GACCAAGGGAACCCCCCGCAGTCGTCGGTGACTACGCTGTTCGTCAACGTCGTCGATGCAGACGACCAGAATCCTGCTTTTCTCAATGATCAGTATAAAATAATCATCCCCCATGATGCGAAACTG AATACAGTGTTGAGGGTCGAGCCAGCTCCGATCCAGGCTGTGGACCAGGATGTTGGCATCAGTGCTCCAGTCAGATACACTTTCCAAGGGGGAGCTTTGCCCTTTTTTAATCTGAACCCCGAAACTGCCGAGGTTGTTATGCTGAGACCATTGCAGAGCTACGAACTCCTCACTCCCGCGACAGTCGTGCTCAAG GCAACACAAATCGATAATCCGGACCGATACGCTCTCGCAACCGTTGTAGTTTCCAGGGAAACCGCTCTGGGTATCGAGCCGACTGCTG CGAGTCGATTGCCAGTCAAATTCGTACTGAAAGATTACGAGGCAAACGTACCCGAAAATACTCCGCCTGGGAGCGTGATACTGACAGCAGGAGTAAATAAAATTGACCCG AATCTTAAATTTTGGCTGGTGGGAGCAGCCGAAGATTTAGAGCGATTTTCTATCACTCGTGCTGGCGAGCTGATTTTGAAAGGAACCCTCGACTACGAGCGAAGAATTCAGCACAGTTTCCTGGTCCACGTTACCGACGGAAAACAC AATCACACAGCGCGTGTCAATATTTCCGTCGAAGACGTGAACGAATGGGAGCCAAGATTTCGTCATCCGCGATACGAATTTCACGCTCGCACACTGAGAGACGGCTCGATAGTTG GAAGACTCGAGGCTGCCGACGGAGATCGTGGTGACAGAGTTTCGTTGTCCTTGAGAGGGCCCGATGCGAG GTCCTTCGAAATCCATGACAATGGCGAACTGATTCTACGGTCGGGTGgtcattttaatgggacaCTTGCAAGACTGGTGGCGATTGCATCAGATTCCGGAAATCCACCGCG tACCAGCATGATACCAGTGATAGTGCATTTACCGAATGCAGCATCCTTACCAATTGCAGCACGAGCAGCTCCAGCTTGGCTAGGGAGCAGCGTTCTTCTCATAGCGATATTTGGAGCCGTTTTAGGTCTTCTCGGAGTGGTTATTTTGATCCTCATCCTGTACATTTATAAACA CAAACGACCCAAGGGCGGAGGTTCAGTGAGTTCAGTCGGAAATGGTTACAGAGAAAAGTCTCCGGTTCCTACAGCTTTAAGTTCCACGCCTCAAGTCCTCGCAGCGAGTATCCTCGAAGACGCTCTGGATAGCCCGAGGAATCAAACTGCTCGTGTCAACGATGTTGATAACCCGGTGTTTGGCGAGGACAATGAACGTCCCTATGATGCTACTATCAGAA GTGTGACAGCATCAAGACAAATCGCATTGTACAACAAGCACAAAGTCGGTCCTGCACCGAACCCACCGGCGCTGTCCGCGACTGCAAATATCCCCAACATAGGTGGCCTCGTTCAAAATATGAACGACCTAAGTGCTCGAACGAATATTGACGCTGGATCGCAAAATTCGTCGACCTACTCTGGCGACCCCCCCGACTCGTTGGCACCAACGTGGCCAGCAGGCTCACCGTCGAGGAGAGTCAAAAAACTTTCAtgggacgacgacgacaag ACGGACGACAGTATCAACGTTGGCGCCGACTCACGACCAGGTCTCAGTAGAACCGGAAATGAAAAACTCAATCTCACCGTGTACTTTTAA
- the LOC122416494 gene encoding histone H4 — MTGRGKGGKGLGKGGAKRHRKVLRDNIQGITKPAIRRLARRGGVKRISGLIYEETRGVLKVFLENVIRDAVTYTEHAKRKTVTAMDVVYALKRQGRTLYGFGG; from the coding sequence ATGACTGGACGCGGAAAGGGAGGAAAGGGATTGGGAAAAGGAGGAGCTAAACGCCATCGCAAAGTTCTTCGCGATAACATCCAAGGAATCACGAAACCAGCTATCCGTCGTTTGGCTCGTCGTGGAGGTGTCAAACGTATTTCTGGTTTGATCTATGAAGAAACTCGTGGTGTGCTCAAAGTTTTCCTTGAAAACGTTATCCGTGATGCAGTAACTTACACCGAGCACGCCAAGAGGAAGACAGTAACTGCAATGGACGTCGTGTATGCTTTGAAACGTCAAGGCCGTACTCTCTACGGATTCGGTGGTTAA
- the LOC122416491 gene encoding histone H2B, with product MPPKASGKAVKKAGKAQKNITKTDKKKKRKRKESYAIYIYKVLKQVHPDTGVSSKAMSIMNSFVNDIFERIAAEASRLAHYNKRSTITSREIQTAVRLLLPGELAKHAVSEGTKAVTKYTSSK from the coding sequence ATGCCTCCCAAAGCCAGTGGTAAAGCCGTCAAGAAGGCCGGTAAGGCCCAGAAAAATATTACGAAGACCgacaagaagaagaagcgcAAAAGGAAGGAGAGCTACGCTATCTACATCTACAAAGTATTGAAACAAGTCCATCCCGACACTGGAGTCTCCAGCAAGGCGATGAGCATCATGAACAGCTTCGTCAACGACATTTTTGAACGTATCGCTGCGGAAGCTTCTCGCCTCGCTCATTACAACAAGCGATCTACCATAACGTCTCGGGAAATTCAGACCGCTGTACGACTTCTCTTGCCTGGTGAACTTGCCAAGCACGCTGTCAGTGAAGGCACCAAAGCCGTCACCAAATACACCAGCTCCAAGTAA
- the LOC122416580 gene encoding golgin subfamily A member 6-like protein 22, producing MASTVTGSAKSSGSKGEGKRETKCAEKTTGGSTGSKVKRGPGNKPNTQKKGEIEGNDGKSGLESFLIRGEKEEQKRKPRNIHEMSVIVTTSEEEDGNLEERETDRAGASEEEGKEASRRSTEEKKGDGSGNKVFLKEMEEVLRATELRLKGIIEKETEGIKKEIAPLPCRCEDMSRIVRELLAETEQWKMRMYRDKAVWEEEKKELEGRMKEMDEILGEWKAKVEVLKEENSELKRRREARECEGACGWDKSVGSDNNNNEVGEEETRARTNWSSGTGSRELEQLQNSEEKEEDGTREKGKTGGSRSENERVWEEREEAANEGGKGVDSGKKPEALSEREWQWERQERIGRKRNIRFRGIYCGGSDAKVAEEMSQLIRARMGLDPKIVRVQRLGGGPVATVQNVETKKEIMRRRAELRGTGISVHDDLTAREAEVQEWMDRKAEEERRAGKVVRSGYLKLCVNGVWWQWVELEGEIEKMTFRREERRGY from the coding sequence ATGGCGTCGACCGTTACGGGTAGCGCCAAAAGCAGTGGAAGCAAGGGGGAAGGGAAGAGGGAGACGAAGTGCGCGGAAAAGACCACAGGGGGCAGCACTGGAAGTAAGGTGAAGCGAGGACCCGGGAACAAGCCGAATACTCAGAAGAAAGGGGAAATAGAGGGGAATGATGGAAAGAGCGGTCTAGAAAGTTTCCTGATAAGAGGCGAGAAGGAGGAACAAAAAAGGAAGCCGAGAAACATACACGAGATGAGTGTCATTGTAACAACATCGGAGGAAGAGGATGGAAATCTCGAGGAGAGGGAAACGGATCGGGCCGGGGCAAGCGAGGAGGAAGGAAAGGAAGCGTCGAGGAGGAGCACAGAGGAGAAGAAGGGAGATGGCAGTGGAAATAAGGTATTTTTAAAAGAGATGGAGGAAGTCTTGAGAGCGACGGAGTTGAGATTAAagggaataattgaaaaagaaaccgAGGGAATTAAGAAGGAAATCGCGCCGCTGCCATGCCGATGCGAAGACATGAGCAGGATAGTACGAGAACTGTTGGCGGAGACGGAGCAGTGGAAGATGCGTATGTACCGAGACAAAGCAGTAtgggaggaggaaaaaaaggaactaGAAGGGAGAATGAAGGAAATGGATGAAATATTGGGGGAGTGGAAAGCAAAAGTGGAAGTGCTGAAGGAGGAGAACAGCGAACTGAAAAGACGAAGGGAAGCCAGAGAGTGTGAGGGGGCATGCGGATGGGACAAATCGGTCGGCTcggacaacaacaacaatgagGTTGGAGAGGAGGAAACGCGAGCAAGGACAAATTGGAGTAGCGGAACAGGCTCAAGGGAACTGGAGCAGCTACAAAATAGCGAGGAGAAAGAGGAGGATGGGACAAGGGAAAAGGGGAAAACTGGAGGCAGCAGATCGGAAAACGAAAGAGTCTGGGAGGAAAGAGAGGAAGCAGCGAACGAGGGAGGAAAAGGTGTAGACAGCGGAAAAAAACCGGAGGCTTTGTCGGAAAGGGAATGGCAGTGGGAGAGACAGGAAAGAATTGGGAGGAAAAGGAACATAAGGTTCAGAGGCATCTACTGCGGCGGCTCGGATGCGAAAGTGGCAGAGGAAATGTCCCAGCTGATAAGAGCAAGAATGGGATTAGACCCCAAGATAGTGAGAGTCCAACGGCTGGGAGGAGGACCTGTGGCGACGGTGCAAAAcgtcgaaacaaaaaaagagattATGAGAAGGAGAGCAGAACTGCGTGGGACAGGAATCTCGGTGCACGACGACTTGACAGCGAGGGAAGCCGAGGTACAGGAGTGGATGGATCGAAAAgcggaagaagaaagaagagcGGGGAAAGTAGTGAGGAGTGGGTATCTGAAGCTGTGTGTTAATGGGGTGTGGTGGCAGTGGGTTGAGTTGGAAGGGGAAATAGAGAAGATGACATTTCGGAGGGAGGAAAGGAGAGGTTATTAA
- the LOC122416581 gene encoding histone H4: MTGRGKGGKGLGKGGAKRHRKVLRDNIQGITKPAIRRLARRGGVKRISGLIYEETRGVLKVFLENVIRDAVTYTEHAKRKTVTAMDVVYALKRQGRTLYGFGG, translated from the coding sequence ATGACTGGTCGTGGAAAGGGAGGAAAAGGATTGGGAAAAGGAGGAGCGAAGCGTCATCGTAAAGTTCTCCGTGATAATATCCAGGGAATCACGAAGCCGGCTATTCGTCGCCTGGCTCGTCGTGGCGGTGTCAAGCGTATTTCAGGCTTGATCTACGAAGAGACTCGTGGTGTCCTCAAAGTGTTCCTTGAAAACGTCATCCGTGATGCAGTCACATACACCGAGCACGCTAAGCGAAAAACTGTCACAGCCATGGACGTTGTCTATGCATTGAAACGTCAAGGCCGTACTCTCTACGGATTTGGCGGttaa
- the LOC122416495 gene encoding histone H4-like — MTGRGKSGKGLGKGGAKRHRKVLRDNIQGITKPAIRRLARRGGVKRISGLIYEETRGVLKVFLENVIRDAVTYTEHAKQKTVTAMDVVYALKRQGRTLYGFGG, encoded by the coding sequence ATGACTGGTCGCGGAAAGAGTGGAAAGGGATTGGGAAAAGGAGGTGCGAAGCGTCATCGTAAAGTTCTTCGTGATAACATCCAGGGAATCACTAAACCGGCTATCCGTCGTCTGGCTCGTCGTGGCGGTGTCAAGCGTATTTCCGGCTTAATCTACGAAGAGACTCGTGGTGTTCTCAAAGTTTTTCTTGAGAACGTCATTCGTGATGCAGTCACGTACACCGAGCACGCTAAGCAGAAAACTGTCACAGCCATGGATGTCGTCTATGCACTGAAGCGTCAAGGCCGTACTCTTTACGGATTTGGCGGTTAA
- the LOC122416493 gene encoding histone H2B: MPPKASGKAVKKAGKAQKNITKTDKKKKRKRKESYAIYIYKVLKQVHPDTGVSSKAMSIMNSFVNDIFERIAAEASRLAHYNKRSTITSREIQTAVRLLLPGELAKHAVSEGTKAVTKYTSSK; this comes from the coding sequence ATGCCGCCCAAAGCCAGTGGAAAAGCTGTCAAGAAAGCCGGTAAGGCTCAGAAAAATATTACAAAGACTgacaagaagaagaagcgtAAGAGGAAGGAAAGCTACGCTATCTACATCTACAAAGTACTTAAGCAAGTCCACCCTGACACTGGAGTCTCCAGCAAGGCGATGAGCATCATGAACAGTTTCGTTAATGATATTTTCGAACGTATCGCTGCTGAAGCCTCTCGTCTCGCTCATTACAACAAGCGATCAACTATCACGTCTCGGGAAATTCAAACCGCTGTAAGGCTCTTGTTGCCTGGTGAACTTGCCAAGCACGCTGTCAGCGAAGGCACGAAGGCCGTCACCAAATATACGAGCTCTAAGTAA
- the LOC122416490 gene encoding histone H2A-like: MSGRGKGGKVKGKSKTRSNRAGLQFPVGRIHRLLRKGNYAERVGGGAPVYLAAVMEYLAAEVLELAGNAARDNKKTRIIPRHLQLAIRNDEELNKLLSGVTIAQGGVLPNIQAVLLPKKTEKKA, encoded by the coding sequence ATGTCTGGTCGTGGAAAAGGTGGCAAAGTTAAGGGAAAGTCTAAGACTCGCTCCAACAGAGCCGGACTTCAGTTCCCCGTGGGAAGAATTCATCGTCTTCTCCGCAAAGGAAACTATGCAGAGCGAGTTGGTGGAGGTGCGCCAGTCTACCTTGCAGCAGTAATGGAATACTTGGCTGCTGAAGTACTCGAGTTGGCCGGAAATGCTGCTCGTGATAATAAGAAGACCAGGATTATCCCTCGTCATCTTCAATTGGCCATCCGTAACGATGAGGAACTGAACAAACTTCTTTCTGGAGTTACTATCGCTCAAGGAGGTGTTTTGCCGAACATTCAGGCAGTACTTCTGCCCAAGAAAACTGAGAAAAAGGCATAA